One Thermotoga sp. genomic window carries:
- a CDS encoding cold-shock protein: MRGTVKWFDSKKGYGFITMENGEDIFVHWSAIQMDGFKTLRENEPVEFDVQRGTKGPQAVNVRPVK; encoded by the coding sequence ATGAGAGGTACGGTTAAGTGGTTTGACTCCAAGAAAGGTTACGGTTTCATCACCATGGAGAACGGAGAAGACATCTTCGTTCACTGGTCCGCAATCCAGATGGATGGTTTCAAAACCCTCAGGGAGAACGAACCCGTTGAGTTCGATGTCCAGCGGGGGACCAAAGGTCCTCAGGCCGTCAACGTGAGACCCGTCAAATAA
- a CDS encoding radical SAM protein, producing MKTIDPSHTIPVSVTGTFCALNCPHCGARYLRHMISVEEIPLYVKKGYKSFLISGGMLADGSIPFEVHRDVLREYRERYNLLYNFHVGFQKSEVAKELADVVSMDFFGDPEVMKRIYGLDLTPQEILQIARFYEKVVFHITIGILGGKITHEEKALEILSKETDTVVLNVFIPTPETPFADKNPPALEDTVRIFEKARRLFKRVILGCMQPKGEYRKKLQELLKESVDFITKPVGGEGNFKGCCAFIALRKT from the coding sequence GTGAAAACAATAGATCCATCCCATACCATTCCGGTGAGTGTGACCGGTACGTTCTGCGCTCTGAACTGCCCACACTGCGGTGCGCGTTATCTCCGTCACATGATCTCTGTTGAGGAGATTCCCCTTTACGTCAAGAAAGGATACAAGAGCTTTCTGATCAGTGGTGGAATGCTCGCAGACGGATCGATCCCGTTTGAAGTTCACAGAGACGTATTGAGAGAATACAGGGAAAGATACAACCTTCTGTACAATTTTCATGTTGGGTTTCAGAAGTCAGAGGTGGCAAAAGAGCTGGCAGATGTGGTTTCTATGGACTTTTTCGGAGATCCTGAAGTGATGAAAAGAATATACGGGCTCGATCTGACTCCACAGGAAATACTGCAAATAGCACGCTTTTATGAAAAGGTAGTCTTTCATATCACGATAGGAATTCTTGGTGGAAAGATAACCCACGAGGAAAAGGCCCTTGAAATCCTCTCGAAAGAAACTGACACAGTGGTGCTGAACGTTTTCATACCCACACCTGAAACACCATTTGCAGATAAAAATCCTCCCGCACTGGAGGACACCGTCCGGATCTTTGAGAAGGCAAGAAGGCTTTTCAAAAGGGTGATTCTGGGTTGTATGCAACCAAAAGGAGAGTACAGAAAGAAACTTCAGGAATTATTAAAAGAGTCGGTGGACTTCATCACAAAGCCCGTTGGAGGTGAGGGAAATTTCAAAGGATGCTGCGCTTTCATTGCTCTAAGGAAAACGTGA
- the gltX gene encoding glutamate--tRNA ligase, with product MVRVRFAPSPTGYLHVGGARTALFNWMFARKEGGKFILRIEDTDLERSSREFEKQILDSLKWCGLDWDEGPDVGGDHGPYRQSERLEIYRNHAEKLVEEKRAYYVVYDRENPSEELFSTFEYPEEYARRGHPITVKFKVLPGKTTFEDFLKGKMEFDNSTIEDFIIVKSNGFPTYNFAVVVDDHLMEISHVFRGEDHLSNTPKQLMIYEAFGWKPPVFMHIPLILGPDRAPLSKRHGATSVEHFRKEGILGRALMNYLALLGWRVEGDEIFTIEEKLGSFDPRNISNKGVIFDYQKLEWVNGKHMRMMDLEDLKREFLEWARYVDKEIPDVEEEYFIAVLRICREKVNTLVQLYDIVYPFLNENYEYEKDCVEKFLKKEEAEQVLNVVKSEFEKLNDWNMENIEKILREVAGKGIASKKVVFQTVRGAVTGKLVTPGLFETIEVLGKERTLKRLERTIQFLKGGN from the coding sequence TTGGTCAGAGTACGATTTGCTCCCAGCCCCACAGGGTACCTGCACGTTGGAGGTGCAAGGACTGCTCTCTTCAACTGGATGTTCGCAAGAAAAGAAGGTGGAAAGTTCATCCTGAGAATAGAGGACACCGACTTGGAGAGAAGTTCCAGAGAGTTCGAGAAACAAATCCTCGACTCTCTGAAATGGTGTGGGCTGGATTGGGACGAGGGCCCCGATGTTGGGGGAGACCACGGTCCGTATCGTCAAAGTGAAAGACTCGAAATATACAGAAATCACGCTGAAAAACTGGTGGAAGAAAAAAGAGCTTATTACGTTGTCTACGACAGAGAAAATCCTTCTGAAGAACTCTTTTCTACATTCGAGTATCCCGAAGAGTACGCCAGAAGAGGGCATCCCATAACTGTGAAATTCAAAGTCCTTCCCGGTAAGACCACATTTGAAGATTTCCTGAAAGGAAAGATGGAGTTCGATAACTCCACCATAGAAGATTTCATCATCGTGAAGTCAAATGGTTTCCCTACTTATAACTTCGCGGTTGTGGTGGACGATCATCTGATGGAGATTTCCCACGTCTTTCGAGGAGAGGACCATCTTTCCAACACACCAAAACAGCTCATGATCTATGAGGCGTTCGGTTGGAAACCTCCCGTTTTCATGCATATTCCTCTCATACTGGGACCGGACAGAGCCCCTCTCAGCAAAAGGCATGGTGCAACCTCCGTCGAGCATTTCAGGAAAGAAGGTATCCTGGGCAGGGCTTTGATGAATTACCTCGCGCTTCTCGGCTGGAGAGTAGAGGGAGATGAGATATTCACTATAGAGGAGAAGCTCGGGTCTTTCGATCCCAGGAACATCTCCAACAAAGGAGTGATATTCGACTATCAGAAACTCGAGTGGGTGAATGGAAAGCATATGAGGATGATGGATTTAGAGGATCTGAAAAGAGAATTCTTAGAATGGGCAAGATACGTGGATAAAGAGATTCCCGATGTGGAAGAGGAATACTTCATAGCGGTGCTTCGTATCTGTAGAGAAAAGGTTAACACCTTAGTCCAGCTTTACGATATCGTGTATCCCTTCCTGAACGAAAATTATGAGTACGAGAAAGACTGTGTCGAAAAGTTTCTCAAAAAAGAAGAGGCAGAACAGGTCCTGAACGTGGTGAAATCTGAGTTTGAAAAGTTAAACGACTGGAACATGGAAAACATCGAAAAGATTCTAAGAGAGGTGGCGGGGAAAGGAATTGCTTCAAAGAAAGTGGTGTTCCAGACGGTGAGGGGTGCAGTAACAGGAAAGCTCGTTACACCGGGACTCTTTGAAACAATAGAGGTTCTTGGAAAAGAAAGAACTCTGAAAAGACTTGAAAGGACCATTCAATTTCTTAAAGGGGGAAACTAA
- the metE gene encoding 5-methyltetrahydropteroyltriglutamate--homocysteine S-methyltransferase, with product MQTLAYGFPKLGKKREFKKLLEGFWKGNLTEEELHKGIENLKLKRVENYQDNVDLFPSNEVSLYDFILDTAVMVGAIPGRFQPYKGLKTYFEMARGKQALELTKWFNTNYHYLVPELENQDFSILDNFPLKDFLFHQRHGINTLPKMIGPFTFLKLAKLIKPSKGGIEIEKITDPETFEVLLERLMPVYQEILKSVVEAGANIILIEEPALVMELEPWEWNLIRKTYEVLSKIADLWVLTYYDSVSDYLSFIELPVRGLGLDLVSNQENLGSLKTWGFPKDKVLIAGIINGRQVWKADLESKLREVESLLKYTDNLVISNSCPLFHLPVSLAGEDHLPPELINKLSFAEEKLTELKLIKKGLEGDPEALRVITETKKALQVSFGQKKEVNERISQLTERDFIRDIPYSERMKLQQERLKLPLFPTTTIGSFPQTEDVRAMRAKFNRGEIGAEEYKQFIRQKIVEVIKLQEDLELDVLVHGEFERTDMVEFFAQKLEGIATTKQGWVLSYGSRVYRPPIIFGDVWRSAPMTLEEITYAQSLTQKPVKGMLTGPVTILNWSYYREDLSKEQIAYQIALALLDEVKDLENAGIKIIQIDEPAFREGAPIKRRNWDEYFSWAVKAFRLCSKARPETQIHTHMCYSEFNEIIDYIAQMDFDVISIEASRSKGEIIEAFENFTGWDRQIGLGVYDIHSPSVPTKEEMKEVVRRALKVLPRELLWINPDCGLKTRRWEEVIPALKNMVEMAKELRQEARL from the coding sequence GTGCAAACTCTGGCTTATGGCTTCCCTAAGCTTGGGAAGAAAAGGGAGTTTAAAAAGCTGCTTGAAGGTTTCTGGAAGGGCAATCTCACTGAGGAAGAACTCCATAAAGGAATAGAGAACTTAAAACTCAAAAGGGTTGAAAACTATCAGGATAATGTGGATCTTTTTCCTTCAAATGAAGTCTCACTTTATGATTTCATTCTTGATACAGCGGTTATGGTAGGAGCCATTCCTGGCAGATTTCAACCTTATAAAGGGCTCAAGACCTATTTTGAGATGGCCAGAGGTAAACAGGCTCTTGAACTCACCAAGTGGTTCAACACTAATTACCACTATCTGGTTCCGGAGCTGGAGAATCAGGATTTTTCAATTCTGGATAACTTTCCGCTTAAAGATTTTCTTTTTCATCAAAGACACGGAATCAATACGCTTCCAAAAATGATAGGGCCTTTTACCTTCTTGAAGCTGGCTAAGCTTATCAAACCTTCCAAAGGGGGAATTGAGATAGAAAAAATAACTGATCCAGAGACCTTTGAAGTTCTTTTAGAAAGACTGATGCCGGTTTATCAGGAGATATTGAAAAGTGTGGTCGAGGCAGGAGCTAATATCATTCTTATAGAAGAACCTGCTCTGGTGATGGAGCTCGAACCCTGGGAATGGAATCTGATCAGAAAAACCTATGAAGTTCTTTCAAAGATTGCGGATCTGTGGGTGTTAACCTACTATGACAGTGTATCTGATTATCTTTCTTTCATAGAGCTTCCAGTCAGAGGATTGGGACTCGACCTGGTTTCAAATCAAGAAAATCTGGGCAGTTTGAAAACATGGGGTTTTCCAAAGGACAAGGTTCTTATTGCGGGTATTATCAACGGAAGACAGGTATGGAAGGCTGATCTAGAAAGCAAACTCAGAGAAGTCGAGAGCCTTTTGAAATACACCGATAATCTTGTGATATCTAACTCGTGTCCTCTCTTTCATCTTCCTGTTTCTCTGGCAGGAGAAGATCATCTACCACCTGAGTTGATAAACAAACTCTCCTTTGCTGAAGAGAAATTAACGGAGCTAAAACTCATCAAAAAAGGATTGGAAGGAGATCCAGAGGCTTTACGTGTTATAACTGAAACCAAAAAAGCACTGCAAGTTTCCTTTGGACAGAAAAAAGAAGTGAATGAAAGAATTTCACAGCTCACAGAAAGGGATTTCATCCGGGATATACCTTACTCGGAGAGAATGAAGCTTCAACAGGAAAGACTTAAGCTTCCTCTTTTCCCCACAACAACTATAGGCTCTTTCCCACAAACAGAAGATGTAAGAGCTATGAGGGCCAAGTTCAACAGAGGAGAGATAGGAGCAGAAGAGTACAAACAGTTTATTAGGCAGAAAATCGTTGAGGTTATAAAACTGCAGGAAGACCTTGAACTCGATGTTCTTGTACATGGAGAATTTGAAAGAACGGACATGGTAGAGTTTTTTGCTCAGAAATTAGAAGGAATAGCCACCACCAAACAGGGTTGGGTGCTCTCTTATGGTTCAAGGGTTTATCGCCCTCCTATCATCTTTGGGGATGTCTGGAGAAGTGCACCTATGACTCTGGAGGAGATCACCTATGCCCAGAGTCTGACTCAAAAACCGGTGAAGGGAATGCTCACAGGTCCGGTAACTATTCTAAACTGGAGTTATTATCGGGAAGACCTTTCCAAGGAACAAATAGCCTATCAAATTGCTCTGGCGTTACTCGATGAAGTGAAAGATCTGGAGAACGCAGGGATAAAAATCATCCAGATAGACGAACCAGCTTTTAGGGAAGGAGCTCCCATTAAAAGGAGAAATTGGGACGAATATTTCAGCTGGGCGGTGAAGGCCTTCAGACTCTGTTCTAAGGCCAGACCTGAGACTCAAATTCACACTCATATGTGTTACTCGGAGTTCAATGAAATCATCGATTATATCGCCCAGATGGATTTTGATGTTATCTCTATAGAAGCTTCAAGAAGCAAAGGAGAAATTATAGAGGCTTTCGAAAACTTCACCGGCTGGGATAGACAAATTGGTCTTGGAGTTTATGACATCCACTCTCCAAGTGTACCTACAAAAGAAGAAATGAAAGAGGTGGTGAGGAGGGCCTTAAAGGTCTTGCCCAGAGAACTTCTATGGATAAACCCTGACTGTGGCCTGAAAACCAGAAGATGGGAAGAGGTAATTCCTGCTCTCAAGAATATGGTAGAGATGGCTAAGGAGCTCAGACAGGAAGCCAGACTGTAA